The following proteins come from a genomic window of Saccharomyces mikatae IFO 1815 strain IFO1815 genome assembly, chromosome: 7:
- the RAI1 gene encoding decapping nuclease (similar to Saccharomyces cerevisiae RAI1 (YGL246C); ancestral locus Anc_3.570), translated as MGVSANLFVKQRGSTTALKQPKEIGFYSRTKDEEYLISDDTNLNYYYLPDAELDRKLDLSAGFQKFKDYYNDFEDRCSLRGLLETIESSERHKGKKINADVITFRGIARKLISCAFDSPSFNTVNLRVVSFNGQLFIKEVSEAIGASKTSSTVSAGNNINQDLSAFTGYKFETLATLSNPLQYTPREVIEKRTKRIVSHGDEYISVVRTGVGSCKLILGAEVDCIFDFKENGRDNLKHYAELKCTKQVMNASDTHKFERKLFRTWLQCFLVGIPRIIYGFKDDHYVLKTVEEFSTEEVPVLLKNNNPQMGSACLEAIKWYGLLTEWLLKMIPRDEDPHAQIRAFKLVFENNHLRLSEIEENDDEYSNLVIGEHILTNGFKEWRKSLK; from the coding sequence ATGGGCGTTAGTGCGAATTTATTCGTGAAGCAGAGAGGTTCGACAACTGCTTTGAAGCAGCCAAAAGAAATAGGATTTTATTCAAGGACTAaggatgaagaatatttaaTTAGCGACGACACAAATTTGAATTACTACTATCTCCCAGACGCTGAATTGGACAGAAAGTTAGACCTCTCGGCTGGTTTCCAGAAATTTAAGGACTATTAcaatgattttgaagatagATGTTCCTTACGTGGGCTGTTAGAAACTATAGAAAGCTCTGAAAGGCACAAGgggaaaaaaatcaatgcTGATGTTATCACTTTTAGGGGGATCGCAAGGAAATTGATTTCATGTGCATTTGACTCCCCATCTTTTAACACTGTGAATCTTCGTGTCGTTTCATTCAACGGACAGCTTTTCATCAAGGAAGTGTCTGAAGCCATCGGTGCATCTAAGACATCCTCTACAGTTAGCGCCGGGAATAATATTAATCAAGATTTGAGTGCATTTACCGGGTACAAGTTTGAAACTTTGGCTACACTTTCTAACCCGCTGCAGTATACACCTCGTGAAGTAATAGAGAAAAGGACTAAAAGGATTGTGTCGCATGGCGATGAATACATCAGCGTTGTGAGAACTGGTGTAGGTAGCTGCAAATTAATTCTTGGTGCGGAGGTAGATTGCATATTTGATTTCAAGGAAAACGGCAGAGACAATTTGAAACATTATGCTGAATTGAAATGTACAAAACAAGTTATGAATGCGTCTGACACTCATAAGTTTGAGCGCAAGCTGTTTAGAACTTGGCTGCAATGCTTTTTGGTCGGTATCCCAAGGATCATATATGGATTTAAAGACGACCATTATGTGTTAAAGACTGTAGAAGAATTTTCAACAGAAGAGGTGCCGGtgttattgaagaataataaCCCACAAATGGGGAGCGCATGTCTAGAGGCGATTAAGTGGTATGGTCTCCTCACTGAATGgcttttgaagatgattcCAAGAGATGAAGATCCACATGCTCAAATAAGAGCGTTTAAGTTGGTCTTCGAAAACAACCATTTGAGGTTGTccgaaattgaagaaaatgatgatgagtATTCGAATTTGGTTATTGGTGAACATATATTAACCAATGGGTTCAAGGAATGGAGAAAATCACTGAAGTAA
- the GUS1 gene encoding glutamate--tRNA ligase GUS1 (similar to Saccharomyces cerevisiae GUS1 (YGL245W); ancestral locus Anc_3.569), producing the protein MPSTLTINGKAPIVAYAELIAARIVNALAPNSIAIVFVDDKKAPAAILDDATEDVFSKITGKFAAIFDNGDKEQLAKWVDLAQKELVVKNFAKLSQSLEALDSQLNLRTFILGGLKYSAADVACWGALRSNGMCGSIIKNKVDVNVSRWYTLLEMDPIFGEAHDFLSKSLQELKKSANVGKKKETHKANFEIDLPEAKIGEVVTRFPPEPSGYLHIGHAKAALLNQYFAQAYKGKLIIRFDDTNPSKEKEEFQDSILEDLDLLGIKGDKITYSSDYFQEMYDYCIQMIKDGKAYCDDTPTEKMREERMDGIASSRRDRSVEENLRIFTEEMKNGTEEGLKNCVRAKIDYKALNKTLRDPVIYRCNLTPHHRTGSTWKIYPTYDFCVPIVDAVEGVTHALRTIEYRDRNAQYDWMLQALRLRKVHIWDFARINFVRTLLSKRKLQWMVDKDLVGNWDDPRFPTVRGVRRRGMTVEGLRNFVLSQGPSRNVINLEWNLIWAFNKKIIDPIAPRHTAIVNPVKIHLEGSEAPQEPKTETKPKHKKNPAVGEKKVIYYKDIVVDKDDADVINVDEEITLMDWGNVIITKKNEDGSMIAKLNLEGDFKKTKHKLTWLADTKDVVPVDLVDFDHLITKDRLEEDESFEDFLTPQTEFHTDAIADLNVKDMKIGDIIQFERKGYYRLDALPKDGKPYVFFTIPDGKSVNKYGAKK; encoded by the coding sequence ATGCCATCCACCTTGACTATTAATGGAAAAGCCCCAATTGTGGCTTATGCTGAATTAATTGCTGCTCGTATCGTAAACGCGTTAGCTCCAAACTCCATAGCTATCGTGTTTGTCGACGATAAGAAAGCCCCTGCTGCCATACTAGATGATGCCACTGAAGATGTCTTTAGCAAGATAACTGGCAAATTTGCTGCCATCTTCGACAATGGTGATAAGGAGCAACTTGCTAAATGGGTTGATTTGGCTCAAAAGGAATTGGTTGTCAAGAATTTCGCCAAATTATCACAATCATTGGAAGCATTGGATTCTCAATTGAACTTAAGAACTTTTATTCTTGGTGGGTTGAAGTACTCAGCCGCTGATGTAGCATGTTGGGGCGCTCTGAGATCTAATGGGATGTGTGGTTCcatcatcaaaaataaagttgATGTTAACGTTTCTCGTTGGTACACTCTATTAGAAATGGACCCAATCTTTGGTGAAGCTCACGATTTCTTGAGCAAATCTTTACaagaattaaagaaaagcGCTAATGTAGgtaagaaaaaggaaactcACAAGGCTAACTTTGAAATCGATTTACCAGAAGCCAAAATTGGTGAAGTCGTTACTCGTTTCCCACCTGAACCTTCTGGATATCTACATATTGGACACGCTAAAGCCGCTCTATTGAACCAATATTTCGCCCAAGCGTACAAGGGTAAACTTATCATCAGGTTCGATGACACCAACCCATCAAAGGAGAAGGAAGAGTTCCAAGATTCTATTTTGGAAGATTTGGATTTATTAGGGATCAAGGGTGATAAAATAACCTACTCCTCCGATTATTTCCAAGAAATGTACGATTATTGTATTCAAATGATCAAGGATGGTAAAGCTTACTGTGACGATACTCCAACTGAGAAGATGAGAGAGGAACGTATGGATGGTATCGCCTCTTCCAGAAGAGACCGTTCcgttgaagaaaacttaAGAATTTTTACtgaagaaatgaagaacGGTACTGAGGAAGGTTTGAAAAACTGTGTACGTGCCAAGATTGATTACAAAGCCTTGAACAAGACTTTAAGAGATCCTGTCATTTACAGATGTAACTTGACTCCTCATCACAGAACCGGGTCTACTTGGAAAATCTATCCAACGTACGATTTCTGTGTTCCAATTGTTGATGCTGTTGAAGGTGTTACTCACGCTTTACGTACTATTGAATATAGAGACCGTAACGCTCAATATGATTGGATGTTACAAGCTTTACGTTTGAGAAAAGTCCACATCTGGGATTTCGCTCGTATCAACTTTGTTAGAACTTTGCTGTCTAAGAGAAAGTTGCAATGGATGGTTGACAAGGACTTAGTTGGAAACTGGGACGATCCAAGATTCCCAACTGTCAGAGGTGTGAGAAGAAGAGGTATGACTGTTGAAGGTTTGAGAAACTTCGTCTTATCTCAAGGTCCATCCAGGAATGTCATAAACTTAGAATGGAATTTGATATGGGctttcaacaagaaaattattgacCCAATTGCTCCAAGACACACTGCGATTGTTAATCCAGTTAAGATTCACTTAGAAGGCTCAGAAGCTCCACAAGAACCAAAAACTGAAACGAAACCAAAGCACAAGAAGAACCCAGCTGTaggtgaaaagaaagtcatTTACTACAAGGACATCGTTGTTGACAAGGATGATGCTGACGTCATCAatgttgatgaagaaatcacATTAATGGACTGGGGTAACGTCATTATTACCAAGAAGAATGAAGATGGTTCTATGATCGCCAAGTTGAATTTGGAGGGTGATTTCAAGAAGACTAAGCACAAGTTGACTTGGCTGGCTGATACTAAGGATGTTGTCCCTGTTGATTTGGTTGACTTTGACCACTTGATTACCAAGGACAGattggaagaagacgaaaGTTTTGAGGATTTCTTGACTCCTCAAACCGAATTTCACACCGACGCCATTGCTGATTTGAATGTTAAGGATATGAAGATTGGCGATATTATCCAATTCGAAAGAAAGGGTTACTATAGATTGGATGCCTTACCAAAGGATGGTAAGCCATATGTCTTCTTTACTATCCCAGATGGTAAATCTGTCAACAAATACGGTgcaaagaaataa
- the RTF1 gene encoding RNA polymerase-associated protein (similar to Saccharomyces cerevisiae RTF1 (YGL244W); ancestral locus Anc_3.567) has protein sequence MSDLDEDLLALAGADESEEEDQVLTTTSAKRAKNNDQSLSKKRRIEVGNAEEDDEEDEDEEDDYNPYSVGNASYGSEEVEEPNPFPLEGKYKNESDREHLESLPEMERETLLFERSQIMQKYQERKLFRARGRDMKEQQQRAKNDEDSRKTRTSTRSTHATGHSDIKASKLSQLKKQRARKNRHYSDNEGEVDDEDEYREDDYKDDEGSEYGDDEEYNPFDRGDLYDKREEEVEWAEEEDELDREPEISDFNKVRIGRSFVAKFCFYPGFEDVVKGCYGRVNVGTDKRTGKTSYRMVRIERVFLQKPYNMGKFYTNQYFGVTQGKDRKVFQMNYFSDGLFADDEYQRYLRALDNSQIVKPSLHSLNNKTKEVMDFVNTPLTDKTTDEVVRHRMQFNKKLSGTNAVLEKTVLREKLQYAKETNNEKDIAKYSAQLRNFEKRMSVYEKHHENDQSDIKKLGELTSKNRKLNMSNIRNAEHVKKEDVNNFDSKSDPFSRLKTRTKVYYQEIQKEENAKAKEIAQQEKLQEDKVAKEKREKELLLAQFRRLGGLERMIGELDIKFDFKF, from the coding sequence ATGTCTGACTTAGATGAAGATTTGTTAGCTTTGGCTGGTGCCGATGaatctgaagaagaagatcaaGTTTTGACTACAACATCTGCCAAGAGAGCTAAAAACAATGACCAATCTCTCTCCAAAAAGCGGAGGATTGAAGTTGGGAATGCagaagaagacgatgaagaggatgaggatgaggagGATGATTACAATCCTTACTCTGTAGGAAATGCAAGCTATGGATCCGAGGAAGTAGAAGAGCCCAATCCATTTCCCTTGGAAGGTAAGTACAAGAATGAAAGCGACAGGGAGCACCTAGAGTCCTTGCCTGAAATGGAACGTGAAACGTTGTTATTTGAAAGATCTCAAATAATGCAAAAGTACCAGGAAAGGAAACTTTTTAGAGCACGTGGAAGAGACATGAAggaacaacaacaaagagCCAAGAATGACGAAGATTCTAGAAAAACCAGGACTTCTACTAGGTCAACACATGCTACTGGTCATTCTGATATAAAGGCTTCAAAACTTTCCCAACTAAAGAAACAAAGAGCAAGAAAGAATCGTCACTACAGCGACAACGAAGGCGAGgtagatgatgaagacgaGTACAGAGAAGATGATTataaagatgatgaagggAGTGAATACGGAGATGACGAAGAGTATAATCCTTTTGATAGAGGTGACTTATACGATAAGagggaagaagaagtggaATGGGCGGAAGAGGAAGACGAGCTGGACAGGGAGCCTGAAATTTCTGATTTCAACAAAGTAAGGATTGGCCGTTCATTTGTCGcaaaattttgtttttatccTGGGTTTGAAGATGTCGTCAAAGGTTGTTATGGTAGAGTTAACGTTGGTACAGATAAACGTACAGGCAAAACTAGTTACCGTATGGTGAGAATTGAGAGAGTTTTCTTGCAGAAACCTTACAACATGGGCAAGTTTTACACTAACCAGTATTTTGGTGTTACTCAAGGTAAAGAcagaaaagtttttcaaatgaatTATTTTAGTGATGGTTTGTTCGCTGATGATGAATATCAAAGATACCTCAGGGCTTTGGATAATTCGCAAATTGTCAAACCTTCTTTacattctttgaataataaaacGAAGGAGGTTATGGATTTTGTAAATACACCACTGACCGATAAAACTACAGATGAGGTTGTTCGTCATAGGATGCAATTTAATAAGAAGCTATCCGGTACGAATGCAGTATTAGAGAAAACTGTATTGAGAGAGAAACTACAGTATGCTAAGGAAacaaacaatgaaaaagatattGCAAAATACTCCGCCCAATTAAGGAATTTTGAGAAGCGAATGTCTGTGTACGAAAAGCATCACGAGAATGACCAATCtgatataaaaaaattgggaGAGTTAACCTCTAAGAATAGAAAGTTAAATATGAGCAACATCAGAAATGCGGAGCATgttaagaaagaagatgTCAATAATTTCGATTCGAAGAGTGATCCTTTCAGTCGGCTAAAAACCAGAACTAAAGTTTATTATCAGGAGATACAGAAGGAAGAAAACGCAAAAGCCAAAGAGATTGCACAACAAGAGAAACTACAAGAAGATAAAGTTGCTAAGGAAAAACGTGAGAAAGAGCTGCTTCTGGCACAGTTTAGACGTCTTGGTGGATTGGAGCGCATGATCGGTGAGTTAGATATCAAATTTGACTTCAAATTTTAA
- the TAD1 gene encoding tRNA-specific adenosine deaminase (similar to Saccharomyces cerevisiae TAD1 (YGL243W); ancestral locus Anc_3.566): protein MLSEDELGDRISTRVINEYSKLKPICRPVTRPTGVKEWTVLAGIVAINRKNDTNNIDVLSMATGVKAMPDSELRRSGGKILHDCHAEILALRGLNTVLLNHIKEYNPANGSDFIQSNDETPPRFKLKDNWELALYISKLPCGDASIDFLNDNCKNDHDFPKIEDDDEFQYVNSSVKTILRGNLNFNRKNVVRTKPGRYDSNITLSKSCSDKLLMKRLSSILNALNYELFVQPVFLKYVVIPGLENEVKHVLKQSFHDRLPNANHETIFMSCNTSFYDDKAGEEDVPSLMCSIKLFMNDHTNEEAILNGVKNGFYTKSSKPLRKHCQSLVSRFAQWELFKQIRPEYEGMSYLQFKSSQKRRTRLIIAIKDILSPDGWIPTKIDDVQ, encoded by the coding sequence ATGCTAAGCGAAGATGAACTAGGTGACAGAATATCAACAAGAGTGATTAATGAGTATTCGAAACTAAAACCTATTTGTAGACCAGTAACAAGGCCTACAGGCGTCAAGGAGTGGACAGTACTAGCCGGTATTGTAGCTATTAACAGAAAGAATGATACAAACAATATAGACGTGCTTTCAATGGCTACTGGTGTAAAAGCGATGCCAGATTCTGAATTAAGAAGAAGTGGAGGGAAAATTCTACACGATTGTCATGCGGAGATACTAGCCTTGAGAGGTCTTAATACCGTTTTATTAAATCATATAAAAGAGTATAATCCAGCTAATGGTAGCGACTTTATTCAAAGTAACGACGAGACGCCACCAAGGTTCAAGCTAAAGGACAACTGGGAGTTGGCATTGTACATCTCAAAACTGCCCTGTGGTGATGCTAGTATAGATTTTCTGAACGATAATTGTAAAAATGATCATGACTTTCCCAAAatagaagatgatgatgaatttcaATATGTCAACTCTAGTGTGAAAACAATACTGAGGGGGAATCTAAATTTCAACAGGAAAAATGTCGTAAGAACCAAGCCAGGAAGGTATGATTCGAACATCACTTTATCTAAATCTTGCTCTGATAAATTATTAATGAAGCGACTATCATCAATACTAAACGCTTTGAACTACGAGTTATTTGTACAACCTGtatttttaaaatatgTTGTGATTCCTGGtttagaaaatgaagtaAAGCATGTCCTGAAGCAATCTTTTCACGATCGTCTACCTAATGCCAACCATGAAACCATATTCATGAGTTGCAACACATCATTTTACGATGATAAGGCAGGTGAGGAGGATGTACCTAGCCTAATGTGTAGTATCAAACTCTTTATGAATGATCATACTAATGAAGAAGCAATTCTCAATGGAGTGAAGAATGGGTTTTATACTAAGTCATCCAAACCACTGAGGAAACACTGTCAATCGCTTGTAAGCCGGTTTGCACAATGGGAATTGTTCAAGCAGATTAGACCAGAATATGAGGGGATGAGTTATCTGCAGTTCAAATCTTCTCAGAAAAGGAGGACTCGATTAATCATCGCGATAAAGGACATCTTATCACCAGATGGTTGGATACCCACCAAAATAGATGAtgtacaataa
- the ANK1 gene encoding ankyrin repeat-containing protein ANK1 (similar to Saccharomyces cerevisiae YGL242C; ancestral locus Anc_3.565) — MDTEGASLSEQLLDAARRNNLDLLETVFNSLDNNPEKIAKLINESREPLGNTALHLCCKYGSWEVLDKVLDQEGEIEIDPQNDVDGDTPLHVTVRYSQEEPEHGTFIARNLIEVGADPRVRNYNNQKPIDLVHGDELDELIDLLQGAELAIDNTNGLADNNEDEEMIDDGSSDDDEADDRK, encoded by the coding sequence atgGATACTGAAGGTGCTTCTCTAAGTGAGCAATTGCTGGATGCAGCTAGAAGAAATAACTTGGATCTATTGGAAACTGTATTCAATAGCTTAGATAACAATCCGGAAAAGATCGCAAAGCTCATCAACGAATCTAGAGAACCATTGGGGAATACAGCGTTACACTTGTGTTGTAAATATGGGTCCTGGGAAGTTCTTGACAAGGTTCTCGATCAAGAAGGTGAAATAGAAATAGACCCTCAAAACGATGTTGATGGCGACACTCCACTACACGTCACAGTTAGATATAGTCAAGAGGAACCCGAACATGGGACTTTTATTGCTAGAAACTTAATTGAAGTGGGAGCAGACCCTCGGGTGAGAAATTATAATAACCAAAAGCCAATTGACTTGGTTCATGGCGATGAATTAGATGAATTAATCGACCTTTTGCAAGGTGCCGAATTAGCTATTGATAATACCAATGGTTTAGCTGATAACaatgaggatgaggaaATGATAGATGATGGATCatctgatgatgatgaagctGACGAtagaaaataa